The following coding sequences lie in one Lolium perenne isolate Kyuss_39 chromosome 2, Kyuss_2.0, whole genome shotgun sequence genomic window:
- the LOC127330317 gene encoding protein NRT1/ PTR FAMILY 8.2-like, translated as MAAGDGDGATTMDGTTDLSGKPAVRSKTGGWRACPFILANECCERLAYYGMSSNLVNYMIDRLHQGNAAAATNVNNWSGTCYVMPLLGAFIADSYLGRFRTIAAFMTLYIAGLVLLTMSAAVPGMKPPECADCHPTKGQNAAFFAALYLIAVGTGGIKPCVSSFGADQFDDADPREMRSKSSFFNWFYMSINVGALVASSVLVWLQMNVGWGWGFGVPAAAMAVAVVSFLLGSKLYRYQKPGGSPLTRMLQVAVAACRKSRVPLPADASLLHEVASADGKAAIEGSRRLEHTEHLRCLDRAAVVTGDDSMVNPDPWRLCTVTQVEELKSMVRLLPVWATGIVMSAVYSQMTTMFVLQGNTLDPRMGPSFKIPAASLSIFDTIAVIVWALAYDRVIVPAVRRITGHPRGFTQLQRMGIGLVISIFSMVAAGVLEVVRLRVAATHGMLDSKDFLPISIFWQVPQYFIVGAAEVFTFVGQIEFFYDQSPDAMRSMGAALSLTTNALGNYLSTLLVVIVTAISTRNGGLGWIPDNLNRGHLDYFFWLLAVLSAINFVVYLFIANWYKYKATAPTAPVLDIADGNN; from the coding sequence ATGGCGGCGGGCGATGGAGACGGCGCGACGACCATGGACGGGACGACTGATCTCTCCGGCAAGCCGGCGGTGAGGAGCAAGACTGGGGGCTGGAGGGCGTGCCCCTTCATCCTGGCCAACGAGTGCTGCGAGCGGCTGGCCTACTACGGTATGAGCTCCAATCTCGTCAACTACATGATCGACCGCCTCCACCAGggcaacgccgccgccgccaccaacgtCAACAACTGGTCCGGCACCTGCTACGTCATGCCCCTCCTCGGCGCCTTCATCGCCGACTCCTACCTCGGCAGGTTCCGCACCATCGCCGCCTTCATGACGCTCTACATCGCCGGCCTCGTGCTCCTCACCATGAGCGCCGCCGTGCCCGGCATGAAGCCGCCCGAGTGCGCCGACTGCCACCCGACCAAGGGGCAGAACGCCGCCTTCTTCGCCGCGCTCTATCTCATCGCCGTCGGCACCGGCGGGATCAAGCCCTGCGTGTCCTCCTTCGGCGCCGACCAGTTCGACGACGCCGACCCGCGCGAGATGCGGAGCAAGAGCTCCTTCTTCAACTGGTTCTACATGTCCATCAACGTGGGCGCCCTCGTCGCCTCCTCGGTGCTCGTCTGGCTCCAGATGAACGTCGGCTGGGGCTGGGGCTTCGGCGTCCCCGCCGCAGCCATGGCCGTCGCCGTCGTCAGTTTCCTCTTGGGGAGCAAGCTTTACAGGTACCAGAAGCCCGGGGGCAGCCCGCTCACGAGGATGCTCCAGGTCGCTGTCGCCGCCTGCAGGAAGTCGCGCGTACCACTGCCCGCCGACGCGTCCCTGCTGCACGAGGTGGCGTCGGCGGACGGCAAGGCCGCCATCGAGGGCAGCAGGAGGCTGGAGCACACGGAGCATCTGAGGTGCCTGGACAGGGCGGCGGTGGTGACAGGCGACGACTCCATGGTAAACCCTGACCCCTGGAGGCTGTGCACGGTGACGCAGGTGGAGGAGCTCAAGAGCATGGTGCGGCTGCTTCCGGTGTGGGCGACAGGCATCGTGATGTCGGCCGTGTACAGCCAGATGACCACCATGTTCGTGCTCCAGGGCAACACGCTCGACCCGCGCATGGGCCCCTCCTTCAAGATCCCCGCCGCCTCCCTCTCGATCTTCGACACCATCGCCGTCATCGTCTGGGCGCTCGCCTACGACCGCGTCATCGTCCCCGCGGTGCGCCGCATCACCGGCCACCCTCGAGGTTTCACGCAGCTCCAGCGTATGGGCATCGGCCTcgtcatctccatcttctccatGGTCGCCGCCGGGGTGCTCGAGGTCGTCAGGCTCCGCGTCGCTGCCACCCACGGCATGCTCGACTCCAAGGACTTCCTGCCGATTTCCATCTTCTGGCAGGTGCCGCAGTACTTCATCGTCGGCGCTGCGGAGGTGTTCACCTTCGTCGGCCAGATTGAGTTCTTCTACGACCAGTCGCCGGACGCCATGAGGAGCATGGGTGCGGCGCTCTCGCTCACGACCAATGCGCTGGGCAACTACCTCAGCACGCTGCTCGTCGTCATCGTGACGGCCATCTCCACCAGGAACGGCGGCCTGGGCTGGATCCCGGATAACCTCAACAGGGGGCACCTCGACTACTTCTTCTGGCTGCTCGCCGTGCTCAGCGCAATCAACTTCGTGGTCTACCTCTTTATAGCAAACTGGTACAAGTACAAGGCAACAGCACCAACTGCACCAGTCCTGGACATTGCTGACGGCAACAATTAG